A genome region from Blautia coccoides includes the following:
- the uvrB gene encoding excinuclease ABC subunit UvrB — protein sequence MNEFKLKAPYEPTGDQPQAIAELVKGFKEGNQCQTLLGVTGSGKTFTMANVIQQLQKPTLVIAHNKTLAAQLYGEFKEMFPENAVEYFVSYYDYYQPEAYVPSSDTYIAKDSSVNDEIDKLRLSATSSLSERKDVIIISSVSCIYGIGSPKDYQNMIISLRPGMEKDRDDVVRELIDIQYDRNDMDFHRGTFRVRGDVLEIFPADYTDMAVRVEFFGDEIDRITQIDTLTGEIKSQLNHIAIFPASHYVVPIEQIRKAAVNIEEELKERVEYFRSEDKLLEAQRISERTNFDIEMLKETGFCSGIENYSRHLSGLEPGEAPYTLMDYFGDDYLIIVDESHKTIPQIRGMYAGDRSRKSTLVDYGFRLPSALDNRPLNFEEFEDKIDQIMFVSATPGDYEANHELLRAEQIIRPTGLLDPMVEVRPVAGQIDDLVGEVNKEVEKGNKILITTLTKRMAEDLTDYMKELGIRVKYLHSDIDTLERTEIIRDMRLNVFDVLVGINLLREGLDIPEITLVAILDADKEGFLRSETSLIQTIGRAARNSDGRVIMYGDKITDSMRLAIDETMRRRKLQQEYNEAHGITPQTIRKAVRDLISISKSVAETENKLMKDPESMNKKELKKLIQDVEKQMRAAAADLNFEMAAELRDKMIELRKNLEEISED from the coding sequence ATGAATGAGTTCAAATTAAAAGCCCCATATGAGCCAACCGGAGACCAGCCACAGGCGATCGCAGAGCTTGTGAAAGGGTTCAAGGAAGGCAATCAATGCCAGACTTTACTAGGGGTTACGGGTTCTGGAAAGACTTTTACGATGGCAAATGTGATTCAGCAATTACAGAAGCCGACACTTGTCATCGCTCATAATAAGACGTTAGCAGCTCAGTTATACGGAGAGTTCAAGGAGATGTTCCCTGAGAACGCAGTGGAGTATTTTGTCTCCTACTACGATTACTACCAGCCCGAAGCCTATGTCCCTTCATCCGACACCTATATTGCAAAAGACTCCTCCGTCAACGACGAGATCGACAAGCTCCGTCTCTCCGCAACCTCCTCCCTGAGTGAGAGGAAGGATGTTATCATTATCTCCAGTGTATCCTGTATCTACGGCATTGGAAGCCCGAAGGATTACCAGAACATGATCATCTCCCTGCGTCCGGGCATGGAAAAGGACAGGGATGATGTGGTGCGGGAGCTGATTGATATCCAGTATGACAGAAATGACATGGACTTTCACCGTGGTACCTTCCGCGTGCGGGGAGATGTGTTGGAAATCTTTCCGGCAGATTATACGGACATGGCAGTGCGGGTGGAATTTTTCGGGGATGAAATTGACAGGATCACCCAGATCGACACCTTGACCGGAGAGATCAAATCCCAGCTCAATCACATTGCTATCTTCCCGGCCTCTCATTATGTAGTTCCCATTGAGCAGATACGCAAGGCGGCTGTGAATATTGAGGAGGAGTTAAAGGAGCGGGTGGAATATTTCCGCAGTGAGGACAAACTGCTGGAAGCACAGAGGATTTCCGAGAGAACCAACTTTGATATAGAAATGCTGAAAGAGACGGGATTCTGTTCCGGGATCGAGAACTACTCCCGCCATTTATCCGGTTTGGAACCGGGGGAGGCGCCATATACGCTTATGGATTATTTTGGGGATGACTACCTGATCATTGTAGATGAGTCCCACAAGACGATCCCTCAGATACGGGGCATGTATGCAGGTGACCGCTCCAGAAAGAGTACACTGGTGGACTATGGATTCCGCCTGCCGTCAGCACTGGACAACCGTCCTCTTAACTTTGAAGAATTTGAGGACAAGATCGACCAGATCATGTTTGTGTCTGCCACACCGGGGGACTATGAGGCAAACCATGAACTGCTGCGGGCAGAGCAGATCATCCGGCCCACAGGACTTCTGGACCCCATGGTGGAGGTACGCCCTGTGGCGGGACAGATTGACGACCTTGTGGGGGAAGTCAACAAAGAGGTGGAGAAAGGCAATAAGATACTCATAACCACTCTGACTAAGCGGATGGCAGAGGATTTGACGGATTATATGAAAGAGCTGGGCATCCGGGTCAAATACCTGCACTCGGATATAGATACCCTGGAGCGTACAGAGATTATCCGTGATATGCGCTTAAATGTGTTTGATGTGCTGGTAGGCATTAACCTCCTCCGTGAAGGCCTGGATATTCCGGAGATCACCCTTGTGGCAATCCTGGATGCGGATAAAGAAGGCTTCCTGCGTTCTGAGACATCCCTGATCCAGACCATTGGACGCGCGGCCCGTAACTCGGATGGACGTGTTATCATGTATGGTGATAAAATAACAGATTCCATGCGTCTTGCCATTGACGAAACCATGCGCCGCCGTAAGCTGCAGCAGGAGTACAACGAAGCCCACGGCATCACACCGCAGACGATCAGGAAGGCGGTCCGTGATCTTATCAGTATCTCCAAGAGTGTGGCTGAGACGGAGAATAAGCTGATGAAAGACCCGGAGTCCATGAACAAAAAAGAGCTGAAGAAGCTGATTCAGGATGTGGAAAAACAGATGCGGGCAGCGGCAGCGGATCTGAATTTCG